GACTTCAATATTTTACTGCTATCGAGAATAACCAAGACCTAATAATTACAAGGAATCTTAAAGACTTCAAAGCATCGAAATTACCTGTTATGACAGCAAGACAGTTTTTAAAAGCTTAGGGAGGTAAAAAAAAATACTACTGTAAAAAATTATTAAATTATTTTAAAATTATTTTGTTGTGTTAAAATTATTAAGTATTTTTGCACCCATAAAAAAAAGTGTTGAAATGAAAAAAGGAATACATCCAAAGGATTATAAATTAGTTGTTTTTCAAGATATGTCAAACGGACATAGTTTTATTACAAGATCTTGTGTTAAAACAAAAGATAAAATTAAATGGGAAGATGGAAAAGAATATCCACTTTACAAATTAGAGATAAGTAATACCTCTCATCCATTTTTTACAGGCAAAAATGTACTTCTTGACTCAACAGGTCGTGTTGAGAAATTTAACAGAAGGTACAAAAAAGCCACTGCAAAATAATAATAAAATTTCCAAATATCATAAAAAAAGGCTTCCTTTGTATTTTTAAGGAAGCCTTTTTTATTATGAAAACAACGAATAATTACATTCTTTTCGATTCTCCTAAAAGTAGGATTGATTTGCTGCCATTCACTTACACAAGAGCAATTTCTGAAATAAGAGCAGGTATTTTAACTATTAAAGAAAAATGGGAACATTTTTTAAACACCAAAACTTCATACCTTGTTGAAGATTATCTTTCTGAAAAATTTCTTAGCGTATTTTCCAAAACAAACATTTTTATAAACTCAACTATTATCCCCTCAGAATCACTGGCGGAGCAAGTTACTAAAATAAAAAGCGGTGAAGTAATTTTTCATAAAAACACTTTTATTGCTGCAGGATACAACGCTAAAGATTTCACAACTGTTTTCAACAATAATTTTGATTCATTTAAAAAAATTGAATTTACTGAAGATATTGACACTATAGAATTTAAATGGGATATCTTTCAAAAAAACAATAAAAATATAACAGATGATTTTGAAATTTTAACAAAAAACAGAAAATCACAGAAGCTAAATGAAAGCAATAAATTAATTGGTAAACATAAAATATTTATTGAAGAAGGTGCTGACATCCAATGTGCAACACTCAACACCACAGAGGGACCAATTTATATTGGAAAAAATACAGTAGTAATGGAAGGGGCTTTAATTCGCGGACCATTTGCACTTTGCGATCATTCACATGTTAAGATGGGAGCAAAAATTTATACAGGAACAACCATAGGACCTCATTGCAAAGTGGGAGGAGAAATTAACAACAGTATATTTTTCGGATTTGCCAACAAAGCACATGATGGATTTCTTGGTAATTCTGTAATTGGAGAATGGTGTAACATAGGTGCCGACTCAAACAATTCCAATTTAAAAAATAATTATGACGATGTTAAAGTTTGGGATTACAACAAAAAAGGATTTTCAAGTTCGGGAAGTCAGTTTTGTGGACTTTTTATGGGCGACCATTCCAAGTGTGGAATAAATACAATGTTTAACACAGGGACAGTAGTAGGTGTAAGTTGTAATATTTACGGTGCAGGATTTCCACGAACATTTATTCCGTCATTTAGCTGGGGAGGTGCAGCAGGTACAACAATTCACAAGCTAAACAAAGCTTTTAAAACTGCGGAGCTTGTTATGAAAAGAAGAGAACTTGAGTTTGATAAAATTGAAAAAGAAATATTTGAACATATTTTTGAACTATCACAAGAATTTCATCATTAGTTTTTTTGATTTAATTAAAAATTATTAATTTTACACTTTTTAAATTTGAACATCAAATTACAGCTTTTTAACAAAATAAAATACTTATGAGAAAAATGATTGTAGCAGGAAA
This Bacteroidota bacterium DNA region includes the following protein-coding sequences:
- a CDS encoding GlmU family protein translates to MKTTNNYILFDSPKSRIDLLPFTYTRAISEIRAGILTIKEKWEHFLNTKTSYLVEDYLSEKFLSVFSKTNIFINSTIIPSESLAEQVTKIKSGEVIFHKNTFIAAGYNAKDFTTVFNNNFDSFKKIEFTEDIDTIEFKWDIFQKNNKNITDDFEILTKNRKSQKLNESNKLIGKHKIFIEEGADIQCATLNTTEGPIYIGKNTVVMEGALIRGPFALCDHSHVKMGAKIYTGTTIGPHCKVGGEINNSIFFGFANKAHDGFLGNSVIGEWCNIGADSNNSNLKNNYDDVKVWDYNKKGFSSSGSQFCGLFMGDHSKCGINTMFNTGTVVGVSCNIYGAGFPRTFIPSFSWGGAAGTTIHKLNKAFKTAELVMKRRELEFDKIEKEIFEHIFELSQEFHH
- a CDS encoding type B 50S ribosomal protein L31, with the protein product MKKGIHPKDYKLVVFQDMSNGHSFITRSCVKTKDKIKWEDGKEYPLYKLEISNTSHPFFTGKNVLLDSTGRVEKFNRRYKKATAK